A genomic segment from Amycolatopsis camponoti encodes:
- a CDS encoding TetR/AcrR family transcriptional regulator, with translation MPVEPLVEARPDVRSGIIAAAAELLREGGARAMTTRAVAQAAGVQPPTIFRLFGDKDGLLQAVAEHVMAEYAAVKAVRAAGEDGDPVEDLRAAWRTHIGFGLANPEVFLLLAEPGRLRSSPAIAAGAEVLRARVGRVAAAGLLEVSEARAVDLIRAAGTGAVLTLLDEPEERRDADLADELLDAVLGRILASVPAPPASDPVAVVTTFRAAMPELPALSPGERTLLGEWLTRVAGELQSRRRG, from the coding sequence ATGCCGGTCGAACCCCTGGTGGAAGCCCGTCCCGACGTCCGGTCGGGGATCATCGCCGCCGCCGCGGAGCTGCTCCGCGAAGGGGGTGCGCGGGCGATGACGACGCGCGCCGTCGCCCAGGCCGCGGGGGTCCAGCCGCCGACGATCTTCCGGCTCTTCGGCGACAAGGACGGTCTCCTGCAGGCCGTCGCCGAGCACGTGATGGCCGAATACGCCGCGGTCAAGGCGGTGCGGGCGGCCGGCGAGGACGGCGACCCGGTCGAGGACCTGCGAGCCGCCTGGCGGACGCACATCGGGTTCGGCCTCGCGAACCCCGAGGTGTTCCTGCTGCTGGCCGAGCCCGGCCGGCTGCGGAGCTCACCGGCCATCGCGGCGGGTGCCGAGGTGCTCCGCGCCCGGGTCGGCCGGGTGGCGGCCGCGGGCCTGCTCGAGGTGTCGGAAGCGCGCGCGGTCGACCTGATCCGCGCGGCCGGCACCGGCGCCGTGCTCACCCTGCTGGACGAACCGGAAGAGCGCCGCGACGCCGACCTCGCCGACGAGCTGCTGGACGCGGTCCTCGGCAGGATCCTGGCTTCCGTGCCGGCCCCGCCCGCGTCCGATCCGGTCGCCGTGGTCACCACGTTCCGGGCGGCGATGCCGGAGTTGCCCGCGCTCAGCCCGGGGGAGCGGACCCTCCTGGGCGAATGGCTGACCCGCGTCGCCGGCGAGCTTCAAAGCCGCCGCCGCGGCTGA
- a CDS encoding long-chain-fatty-acid--CoA ligase, protein MSVPTVTELLLARAGDERPGLRFEDETQSWATHVRASARHAADLRETLDWDKPPHVGILADNVPAFSTLLGACAFAGAVLVGLNPTRRGEALARDIRLADCQFVLAERKYQPLLDGLDLGGIGVRDLEPHPSATTPLDPVPASPDDLLMLIFTSGTSGDPKAVRCTHGKIAFPGAMLAQRFGLSTSDTVYVTMPMFHSNAVMAGWAVGLAAGATIALRRRFSASGFLPDVRKFGANYASYVGKPLSYVVATPPRPDDADNPLRLVYGNEGASADLAAFEKRFGCKVVDAFGSTEGGVGFARTDDTPPGSLGRPAEDVAILHPHTGRPCPPAEFDPDGRLANAEEAVGELVNTAGAGWFAGYYRDPGADADRLRGGQFHTGDLAYADAEGFCYFAGRLGDWLRVDGENLGTAPIERILLRHPAITDAAVYAVPDPVTGDRVMAAIVTGGTPLDPAEFGRFLADQPDLGPKQVPEYVRTVRELPRTSTFKVVKRRLAAEGLNCPDVIWARTGRDIAYAITSTVDNLA, encoded by the coding sequence ATGAGCGTCCCCACGGTGACCGAGCTGCTGCTGGCCCGCGCCGGGGACGAGCGCCCCGGCCTGCGGTTCGAGGACGAGACGCAGTCGTGGGCCACGCACGTCCGCGCGTCGGCTCGCCACGCGGCCGACCTCCGGGAGACGCTCGACTGGGACAAGCCGCCGCACGTCGGCATCCTGGCCGACAACGTACCGGCGTTCTCCACCCTCCTGGGCGCCTGCGCCTTCGCCGGGGCGGTGCTGGTCGGGCTCAACCCCACCCGGCGCGGCGAAGCCCTCGCGCGCGACATCCGGCTCGCCGACTGCCAGTTCGTGCTCGCCGAGCGCAAATACCAGCCCCTGCTGGACGGCCTGGACCTCGGCGGGATCGGCGTGCGCGACCTGGAGCCGCACCCCTCGGCGACCACGCCGCTCGATCCCGTCCCCGCGTCGCCGGACGACCTGCTCATGCTGATCTTCACCTCCGGCACCAGCGGCGACCCGAAGGCCGTGCGCTGCACCCACGGCAAGATCGCGTTTCCCGGCGCGATGCTCGCGCAGCGGTTCGGGTTGTCCACATCGGACACTGTCTACGTCACGATGCCGATGTTCCACTCCAACGCCGTCATGGCCGGCTGGGCGGTCGGGCTCGCGGCCGGCGCGACCATCGCCCTGCGCCGCCGGTTCTCCGCGTCCGGCTTCCTGCCCGACGTGCGGAAGTTCGGCGCGAACTACGCCAGCTACGTGGGCAAGCCCCTGTCCTACGTGGTCGCGACTCCCCCACGCCCGGACGATGCGGACAACCCGCTGCGCCTCGTCTACGGGAACGAAGGAGCGAGCGCCGACCTGGCCGCGTTCGAGAAGCGCTTCGGCTGCAAGGTCGTCGACGCGTTCGGCTCCACCGAGGGCGGCGTGGGTTTCGCGCGCACCGACGACACCCCGCCCGGCTCCCTCGGCCGGCCGGCCGAGGACGTGGCCATCCTGCACCCGCACACCGGCCGTCCTTGCCCGCCGGCCGAGTTCGACCCCGACGGCCGGCTGGCCAACGCCGAAGAAGCCGTCGGCGAGCTGGTCAACACCGCGGGCGCCGGCTGGTTCGCCGGGTACTACCGCGACCCCGGAGCCGACGCGGACCGGCTGCGCGGCGGCCAGTTCCACACCGGTGACCTCGCCTACGCCGACGCCGAGGGGTTCTGCTACTTCGCCGGACGGCTCGGCGACTGGCTCCGCGTCGACGGGGAGAACCTGGGCACCGCGCCGATCGAGCGCATCCTGCTGCGGCACCCGGCGATCACCGACGCCGCCGTCTACGCCGTGCCCGACCCGGTGACCGGCGACCGGGTGATGGCCGCCATCGTCACCGGCGGCACTCCCCTGGACCCCGCGGAGTTCGGCCGCTTCCTGGCGGACCAGCCCGATCTCGGGCCCAAGCAGGTGCCGGAGTACGTCCGCACGGTCCGGGAGCTGCCGCGGACGTCGACGTTCAAGGTCGTCAAGCGCCGGCTCGCCGCCGAGGGCCTGAACTGCCCCGACGTGATCTGGGCGCGCACGGGGCGGGACATCGCGTACGCCATTACGTCCACTGTGGACAATCTCGCCTGA